In Mycobacterium sp. JS623, one genomic interval encodes:
- a CDS encoding acyl-CoA dehydrogenase family protein, whose amino-acid sequence MSFELTEDQELIRKSVAELAGKFDDHYWMTKDQAHEFPQEFYDAIAKGGWLGMTIPEEYGGHGLGITEATLLLEEVARSGAAMNGASAIHLSIFGMQPVVKHGSEELKKATLPRIVNGDLHVCFGVTEPGAGLDTSRITTFAKREGDHYRVNGRKVWISKALESEKILLLTRTTPYDEVTKKTDGMTLFLTDLNRDHVDIRPINKMGRNAVSSNEVFIDDLMVPVSDRVGEEGKGFKYILDGLNPERMLIAAEALGIGRVALEKAVRYGNERVVFNRPIGMNQGLQFPLADSLARLDAAELVLRKATWLYDNGKPCGREANTAKYLCADAGFGAADRALQLHGGMGYSEEYHVSRYFRESRLMKIAPVSQEMILNFLGEHVLGMPRSY is encoded by the coding sequence ATGAGTTTCGAGCTGACCGAGGATCAGGAGCTGATCCGCAAGTCCGTCGCCGAGTTGGCTGGCAAGTTCGACGATCACTATTGGATGACCAAGGATCAGGCGCACGAGTTCCCGCAGGAGTTCTACGACGCCATCGCCAAGGGCGGCTGGCTGGGCATGACGATCCCGGAGGAGTACGGCGGTCATGGCCTGGGCATCACCGAGGCGACGCTGCTGCTCGAGGAGGTCGCGCGCTCGGGCGCGGCGATGAACGGCGCCAGCGCCATCCACTTGTCGATCTTCGGGATGCAGCCGGTGGTCAAGCACGGGTCCGAGGAGCTCAAGAAGGCCACATTGCCTCGGATCGTGAACGGCGATCTGCACGTGTGTTTCGGTGTCACCGAACCCGGTGCGGGCCTGGACACTTCGCGCATCACCACGTTCGCCAAGCGCGAGGGCGACCACTACCGCGTCAACGGCCGCAAGGTCTGGATTTCCAAGGCGTTGGAGTCGGAGAAAATTCTACTGCTGACCCGCACCACGCCGTATGACGAGGTGACCAAGAAGACCGACGGCATGACGCTGTTTTTGACCGACCTGAACCGCGACCACGTCGATATCCGCCCGATCAACAAGATGGGCCGAAATGCGGTGAGCTCCAACGAGGTGTTCATCGACGACCTGATGGTGCCGGTGTCCGATCGCGTCGGCGAAGAGGGCAAGGGCTTCAAATACATCCTCGACGGGCTCAACCCCGAACGGATGCTGATCGCCGCCGAGGCGTTGGGCATCGGCAGGGTGGCACTCGAGAAGGCCGTCAGGTACGGCAACGAGCGTGTGGTGTTCAACCGGCCGATCGGCATGAACCAGGGCCTGCAATTCCCGTTGGCCGATTCGCTGGCCCGACTGGATGCCGCGGAGTTGGTGTTGCGCAAGGCGACCTGGTTGTACGACAACGGCAAACCCTGTGGGCGCGAGGCGAATACCGCCAAGTACCTGTGCGCCGACGCCGGTTTCGGAGCTGCCGACCGGGCGCTGCAGCTACACGGCGGAATGGGTTATTCCGAGGAGTACCACGTGTCGCGGTACTTCCGCGAGTCGCGCCTGATGAAGATCGCGCCGGTCAGCCAGGAGATGATCCTGAACTTCCTCGGCGAACACGTGCTCGGAATGCCCAGGAGCTATTGA
- a CDS encoding SDR family NAD(P)-dependent oxidoreductase produces MINYFDLTGRSALVTGAAGGIGSAVATALAEAGAAVLVTDLDKDGAAAVAERISGAGGRAESAALDVSDRDFADAAAAQAAALADGALHIVINNAGVTKPAMFDKTTQESFRLLFDIHVMGAFNVTQAALQYIPTDGTGRIINVTSAAGLTGTLGQVNYSAAKAGIIGFTKSLARELATKNINVNALAPLAATPMTETIRTNEKFAANMMNRIPMKRWADPAEIAGAFVFMASNAASYITGQVLPVDGGMVM; encoded by the coding sequence ATGATCAACTATTTCGACCTGACCGGCCGCTCGGCGCTGGTGACCGGCGCCGCGGGCGGAATCGGTTCGGCCGTCGCCACAGCGCTCGCGGAGGCGGGCGCAGCTGTGCTCGTCACCGACCTCGACAAGGACGGCGCCGCCGCTGTGGCCGAACGTATTTCGGGCGCGGGTGGCAGGGCAGAATCCGCGGCGCTCGACGTGTCGGATCGCGACTTCGCGGATGCGGCGGCCGCACAGGCGGCCGCACTCGCTGACGGCGCGCTGCACATCGTGATCAACAACGCGGGCGTCACCAAGCCTGCGATGTTCGACAAGACCACGCAGGAGTCGTTCCGGCTGCTGTTCGACATTCACGTGATGGGCGCATTCAACGTCACTCAGGCTGCCCTGCAGTACATCCCGACCGACGGGACCGGACGCATCATCAACGTGACGTCGGCCGCCGGTCTCACCGGAACGCTCGGCCAGGTCAACTACTCGGCGGCCAAGGCCGGCATCATCGGCTTCACCAAATCGCTGGCGCGTGAGTTGGCGACCAAGAACATCAACGTCAACGCGCTGGCCCCGCTGGCGGCCACACCGATGACCGAAACCATCCGCACCAACGAAAAATTCGCGGCGAACATGATGAACCGCATCCCGATGAAGCGCTGGGCCGACCCGGCGGAGATCGCAGGAGCGTTCGTCTTCATGGCGTCGAACGCCGCGTCGTACATCACCGGGCAGGTGCTGCCGGTCGACGGCGGAATGGTGATGTGA
- a CDS encoding aromatic ring-hydroxylating oxygenase subunit alpha has protein sequence MSHNSLVTKPASGHWTDAYPELGRGPVSLEDCVSPDFYEKEREHVFSKTWLYVGRVERVPKSGSYFTRELRFLNTSVIVVRGKDDVIRAFHNICPHRGNKMLWEDDPFQEVAGRAPLLYCRFHGWRYKLDGSLHSATRTDLLLDFDADSCRVPAIQCEVWEGFIFINLDPHNTEPLRSFLGELAHGIEGYPFAGPHQVYRFKTELQCNWKIFVDSFAESYHGPYLHASSFGALTAEAREAFDQPNPFTDALAYQIKGPHRMFSFSGEPSQKTPYSKPIECVMEASAAGPWNKRVDRGPMPPGINPTRSEKYGFDSFQFFPNFVLIFGSSGFSTHTHWPTGPHSHIFEVEMFYQPPKTHKERLGQELTVTFLNDIILEDASPSEGLQAMLNSGALTHFTMNDEEILLRHLHKTVGEYVEAGEKR, from the coding sequence ATGAGTCACAACAGCCTGGTGACCAAACCCGCGAGCGGACATTGGACCGACGCCTATCCCGAACTCGGTCGCGGTCCGGTATCACTCGAAGACTGCGTCTCGCCTGACTTCTACGAGAAGGAGCGTGAGCATGTCTTCTCCAAGACTTGGCTCTACGTCGGCCGGGTGGAGCGCGTGCCGAAGTCCGGCAGCTACTTCACCCGCGAACTGAGGTTCCTGAACACCTCCGTCATCGTCGTGCGGGGCAAGGATGACGTGATCCGCGCCTTCCACAACATCTGCCCGCATCGGGGCAACAAGATGCTCTGGGAGGACGACCCGTTTCAGGAGGTGGCCGGCCGCGCCCCGTTGCTGTACTGCCGCTTCCATGGCTGGCGCTACAAGCTCGACGGCTCACTGCACTCGGCCACCCGTACGGATCTGCTGCTCGACTTCGACGCGGATAGTTGTCGTGTGCCTGCCATTCAATGCGAAGTGTGGGAAGGCTTCATCTTCATCAACCTCGACCCGCACAACACCGAACCGCTGCGCTCGTTCCTCGGCGAGTTGGCACACGGCATCGAGGGCTACCCCTTTGCCGGCCCGCATCAGGTGTACCGGTTCAAGACCGAATTACAGTGCAACTGGAAGATTTTCGTCGACAGCTTCGCCGAGAGCTATCACGGACCCTATCTTCATGCGTCCTCGTTCGGCGCTCTGACCGCTGAGGCCAGGGAAGCATTTGATCAACCGAATCCGTTTACCGACGCGCTGGCTTACCAGATCAAGGGTCCGCACCGGATGTTCTCGTTCTCCGGAGAGCCATCGCAGAAAACGCCGTACTCCAAGCCGATTGAGTGCGTGATGGAGGCCAGCGCGGCAGGCCCGTGGAACAAGCGGGTCGATCGCGGGCCGATGCCGCCGGGAATCAACCCGACGCGGTCGGAGAAGTACGGTTTCGACTCGTTCCAATTCTTTCCCAATTTCGTGCTCATCTTCGGGTCGTCGGGCTTCTCCACGCACACTCACTGGCCGACCGGTCCGCACTCGCACATTTTTGAAGTCGAGATGTTCTATCAGCCACCGAAGACACACAAGGAGCGGTTGGGCCAGGAGCTGACAGTAACGTTCCTCAACGACATCATCCTGGAAGACGCGAGCCCGTCGGAAGGGCTACAGGCGATGCTGAACAGTGGTGCGCTCACCCACTTCACGATGAACGACGAAGAGATCCTGTTACGTCATTTGCATAAGACGGTCGGCGAATACGTCGAAGCCGGTGAAAAGCGATGA
- a CDS encoding CaiB/BaiF CoA transferase family protein, translating to MNAPLAGVTVVAMEQAVAAPMCTRVLADLGARVIKVENPNGGDFARDYDDVVNGPGGLAAHFVWCNRGKESVTLNTKSPRGMDILHRLLDRADAFVSNLAPGSTARMGIAAADLAHSHPNVIPVEIDGYGPGGPISHKRAYDLLVQAESGSCAITGYPGMPAKPGPAMADFSTGLYAAISILALLVGRGNRPAGAAPSVELSLFDVMTDVMGYALTYTQHSGIDQEPLGVGSPAVAPYGAFRTRDGHTVVLGTTNDREWQRVAREIIDRPDLADDPRFATNPGRCAHRDILDEAIGSWCAQHDLAYIQKTADDAGIGNSRYNVPSEVVVHPHLTARDRWRTIGTSKGDIPSLLPPPVIAGYDPPMGAVPGLGQHTDAVLGELGLGEQEIATLRDRGVIGPAYP from the coding sequence GTGAACGCCCCTCTTGCCGGTGTCACCGTCGTCGCCATGGAACAGGCCGTGGCCGCGCCGATGTGCACGCGCGTCCTCGCCGATCTCGGTGCGCGCGTCATCAAGGTGGAGAACCCCAACGGTGGCGACTTCGCCCGCGACTACGACGACGTGGTCAACGGCCCCGGCGGACTCGCCGCGCACTTCGTCTGGTGCAACCGCGGCAAGGAGTCGGTCACGCTGAATACCAAGTCACCGAGGGGTATGGACATCCTGCACCGGCTGCTCGATCGCGCCGATGCGTTCGTGTCGAACCTCGCACCGGGGTCCACGGCCCGGATGGGCATCGCCGCTGCCGACCTGGCGCACAGCCACCCCAACGTCATTCCCGTCGAGATCGACGGTTACGGACCGGGCGGTCCGATATCGCACAAGCGCGCGTATGACCTGCTGGTACAGGCGGAATCGGGATCATGCGCGATCACGGGCTACCCGGGCATGCCCGCCAAGCCCGGGCCGGCCATGGCGGACTTCTCCACCGGCCTGTACGCCGCGATCTCGATCCTGGCGTTGCTGGTCGGGCGTGGTAATCGCCCGGCCGGGGCCGCGCCGTCCGTCGAACTCAGCCTCTTCGACGTGATGACCGACGTCATGGGCTATGCGCTGACCTACACCCAGCACTCGGGCATTGACCAGGAACCGCTCGGCGTCGGCTCGCCCGCCGTGGCACCCTACGGCGCGTTTCGCACCCGCGACGGCCATACGGTGGTGCTCGGAACCACGAACGACCGCGAATGGCAAAGGGTGGCAAGGGAAATCATCGATCGCCCGGACCTCGCTGATGACCCGCGGTTCGCCACCAACCCGGGGCGCTGCGCGCATCGCGACATTCTCGACGAAGCCATCGGGTCGTGGTGTGCCCAGCACGACCTGGCCTACATTCAGAAGACCGCCGACGACGCGGGCATCGGCAACTCGCGATACAACGTTCCGAGCGAAGTCGTGGTCCACCCGCACCTGACTGCACGTGACCGCTGGCGCACCATCGGCACCTCCAAGGGCGATATTCCGTCGCTGCTCCCGCCGCCCGTCATCGCCGGATACGATCCGCCGATGGGGGCAGTGCCCGGGTTGGGCCAACACACCGATGCGGTTCTCGGTGAGCTGGGGCTCGGCGAGCAGGAGATCGCCACGTTGCGCGATCGTGGCGTGATCGGGCCGGCGTATCCGTGA
- a CDS encoding TauD/TfdA dioxygenase family protein codes for MGLTSAQLEVVDLSPRIGSEIKTDLETLLSGREAVNIRATLEQRGVVFFRGQEISDEQQVAIAKTLGNIVANEGESGIYKISLDTNVNQRAEYLKGSMFWHFDGSLQPYPNLATLLRAIKLSDIGGDTEFCNTYAAYDDLPNADKELIADLRVVHSAERSQYYVRPEMSYEEVTFWQKSPTKVCPMVWTHQSGRKSLLLGATADYVVGMPVEQSRALLARLRDWATQPQYVYRHEWQVGDLLIWDNTGTMHRVLEYPVDSGRLMHRTILAGEEPLQ; via the coding sequence ATGGGACTCACCTCCGCCCAACTCGAAGTCGTCGACCTCAGCCCGCGGATCGGTAGCGAGATCAAGACCGATCTCGAAACGCTGCTCAGTGGGCGGGAAGCCGTCAACATCCGTGCCACGCTGGAGCAGCGAGGGGTGGTGTTCTTCCGCGGCCAGGAGATCAGCGACGAGCAACAGGTCGCCATTGCCAAAACCCTTGGAAACATTGTGGCTAACGAAGGGGAGAGCGGCATCTACAAGATCTCGCTCGACACGAATGTCAACCAGCGAGCCGAATACCTGAAGGGCTCCATGTTCTGGCATTTCGACGGCTCGCTGCAGCCGTATCCGAATCTCGCGACGCTGCTGCGGGCCATCAAGCTGTCGGACATCGGCGGCGACACCGAGTTCTGCAATACCTATGCCGCATACGATGACCTGCCGAACGCCGACAAGGAACTCATCGCCGACCTTCGAGTGGTGCACAGTGCCGAGCGGTCGCAGTACTACGTCCGTCCGGAGATGAGCTACGAGGAGGTCACCTTCTGGCAGAAGTCGCCGACGAAGGTCTGCCCGATGGTGTGGACCCACCAGTCGGGGCGAAAATCGTTGCTTCTCGGCGCGACGGCCGACTACGTCGTCGGAATGCCGGTGGAGCAGAGCCGCGCTTTGCTTGCCCGGCTGCGTGATTGGGCCACCCAGCCGCAGTATGTCTATCGGCACGAGTGGCAAGTCGGTGACCTCCTCATCTGGGACAACACCGGAACCATGCACCGGGTGCTCGAGTATCCGGTCGACAGCGGCCGACTCATGCATCGCACGATCCTGGCCGGCGAAGAGCCGCTTCAGTGA
- a CDS encoding TIGR03619 family F420-dependent LLM class oxidoreductase, which produces MKLGIMTPIVTNVAGAPLTWEKNATVDDVGRIAETADRLGYHHMTCSEHIGLPSSEAARRGTRYWDPLATFGYVSARTSRIRLATMTLVLGYHHPLEIVKRYGTLDHVSNGRVILGLGVGSLKEEFDLLGASFDDRGARGDDALRALRAALPSNEPAYDGEFYSFGGLTVDPCALQPHMPFWIGGRTKRSLRRAVTLADGWCPFNVPLATAAEWLKAWELPESFEVVLMAEQLLDPVGNPGQAEEALHALAAAGTTTVSAVFLARSLEHYLEQLHALAELHERSGG; this is translated from the coding sequence GTGAAACTCGGCATCATGACGCCCATCGTCACCAACGTCGCGGGCGCCCCCTTGACATGGGAGAAGAACGCCACTGTTGACGATGTCGGTCGGATCGCCGAGACCGCGGACCGACTCGGTTATCACCACATGACGTGCAGCGAACACATCGGTCTGCCCTCTTCCGAAGCTGCCAGGCGCGGTACGCGGTACTGGGATCCGCTGGCCACGTTCGGTTATGTGTCGGCTCGCACCAGCCGGATACGGCTCGCAACCATGACGCTGGTGCTTGGCTACCACCATCCGTTGGAGATCGTAAAGCGTTACGGCACACTGGACCACGTCAGCAACGGTCGAGTGATACTCGGCCTTGGCGTCGGATCGTTGAAGGAGGAGTTCGACCTCCTTGGAGCTTCCTTCGACGATCGAGGCGCCCGCGGCGATGACGCGCTGCGCGCACTGCGAGCCGCGCTGCCGAGCAACGAACCCGCCTATGACGGTGAGTTCTATTCGTTCGGTGGGCTCACCGTCGACCCGTGCGCGTTGCAGCCGCACATGCCGTTCTGGATCGGCGGCCGCACCAAGCGCTCATTGCGGCGGGCGGTCACGCTCGCCGACGGCTGGTGTCCGTTCAACGTTCCGTTGGCCACCGCCGCGGAATGGCTGAAGGCATGGGAGCTGCCCGAATCGTTCGAGGTGGTTCTGATGGCCGAACAACTCCTCGACCCGGTGGGCAATCCGGGGCAGGCGGAGGAGGCCTTGCATGCGCTGGCTGCCGCCGGAACCACCACCGTGTCCGCCGTCTTCCTGGCCCGCTCACTCGAGCACTACCTCGAACAGCTTCATGCGTTAGCCGAACTACACGAGCGCTCCGGAGGGTGA
- a CDS encoding enoyl-CoA hydratase/isomerase family protein: MTVEQVLLSSDDDGVRTLTLNRPDRKNAINPQLWHELADALRATARDDVRALVITGAGGAFCSGADISVPEDIHPRHKLRRLTDVAQALHELAIPTIAKVTGVAVGAGWNLALGCDFVVATPESRFCQVFSKRGLSVDLGGSWLLPKLVGLQQAKRLVLLADMIDAEEAQSLGLATWVKPADEIDQFVADLAGRLAAGPPVALAHSKALLNDGADATLRQALANEARAQPGNFATADSIEAYAAFAEKRDPAFTGRWAVPRSE, translated from the coding sequence GTGACCGTAGAACAGGTGCTGCTGTCGAGCGACGACGACGGCGTCCGGACACTGACCTTGAACCGGCCCGACCGCAAGAACGCGATCAACCCGCAGCTGTGGCATGAACTGGCCGACGCGCTGCGCGCCACCGCCCGCGACGACGTGCGCGCCCTGGTGATCACCGGCGCGGGCGGCGCCTTCTGTTCGGGTGCAGACATCTCTGTCCCCGAGGACATTCACCCGAGGCACAAGCTGCGCAGGCTCACCGACGTCGCGCAGGCGCTGCACGAGCTGGCCATCCCCACCATCGCAAAGGTGACCGGCGTGGCCGTCGGTGCGGGCTGGAACCTGGCGCTGGGCTGCGACTTCGTGGTCGCGACACCCGAATCGCGCTTCTGCCAAGTCTTTTCGAAGCGCGGGCTGTCGGTGGACCTTGGCGGATCGTGGCTGCTTCCCAAGCTGGTCGGACTGCAGCAGGCCAAACGTCTGGTGCTGCTGGCCGACATGATCGACGCCGAGGAAGCGCAGTCGCTGGGCTTGGCCACCTGGGTGAAACCGGCCGACGAGATCGATCAGTTCGTCGCCGACCTGGCTGGCCGGCTCGCGGCAGGCCCGCCCGTCGCGCTGGCGCACAGCAAGGCGCTGCTCAACGACGGGGCCGACGCCACCCTGCGCCAGGCGCTCGCAAATGAGGCCCGCGCGCAACCCGGCAACTTCGCCACCGCAGACTCAATAGAGGCGTACGCGGCGTTCGCCGAGAAGCGCGACCCCGCATTCACCGGTCGATGGGCCGTACCGAGATCGGAGTGA
- a CDS encoding acyl-CoA dehydrogenase family protein, which translates to MRRDLFTKDHEAFRELCSDFVEKEVVPAYPDWEKGGRMPREVFEKMGSLGMLGMAIPEEYGGGGEPDYRYNVVMQEEAARALVTLSTVRTQLEVILPYFLHYANEEQRKRWFPGLAAGTLLTAIAMTEPGTGSDLAGMRTTAVRDGDDWIINGAKTFITGGMQADLVIVVARTATDPDNRRKGLTLFVVEDGMEGFTRGRELEKMGCKVQDTAELSFVDVRVPAANMLGEEGEAFGYLGHNLPQERLTVAVGSVSQARSAIAAAIDYTKNRKAFGTPVASFQNTKFELAACSTEVEAGQAMLDRAVALHVDGELSAADAARVKLFCTEMQQRVIDRCLQLFGGYGYMMEYPIARLYTDARVARIYAGTSEVMKVIIAKSLGL; encoded by the coding sequence GTGCGCCGCGATCTGTTCACCAAGGATCACGAAGCCTTTCGAGAGCTATGCAGCGACTTCGTCGAGAAGGAGGTCGTGCCCGCCTATCCGGACTGGGAGAAGGGCGGCCGGATGCCCCGCGAGGTCTTCGAGAAGATGGGTTCGCTCGGCATGTTGGGGATGGCCATTCCCGAGGAGTACGGCGGCGGCGGTGAGCCGGACTATCGCTACAACGTCGTCATGCAGGAGGAGGCGGCGCGCGCGCTGGTCACGCTGTCGACAGTGCGCACTCAGCTCGAGGTGATCCTGCCCTATTTCCTGCACTACGCGAACGAGGAGCAGCGCAAGCGGTGGTTCCCCGGCCTGGCCGCGGGAACCCTGTTGACGGCCATCGCGATGACCGAGCCCGGCACGGGCTCAGACCTCGCGGGCATGCGTACGACTGCGGTGCGCGACGGAGACGACTGGATCATCAACGGCGCCAAGACATTCATCACCGGCGGCATGCAGGCCGACCTCGTGATCGTGGTGGCCCGTACGGCGACCGATCCGGACAACCGGCGCAAGGGTCTGACCCTGTTCGTCGTCGAGGACGGCATGGAGGGCTTCACCCGCGGCCGCGAGCTGGAGAAGATGGGCTGCAAAGTGCAGGACACCGCGGAGTTGTCGTTCGTCGACGTCCGCGTTCCTGCTGCCAACATGCTGGGGGAGGAGGGCGAGGCCTTCGGATACCTCGGCCACAACCTTCCGCAGGAGCGGCTCACCGTCGCCGTCGGTTCCGTGTCACAGGCACGCTCGGCGATCGCAGCGGCCATCGACTACACGAAGAACCGCAAGGCGTTCGGCACACCCGTCGCGTCGTTCCAGAACACCAAATTCGAGCTCGCGGCGTGTTCGACGGAGGTCGAGGCCGGTCAGGCGATGCTGGACCGGGCGGTGGCCTTGCACGTCGACGGTGAGCTCTCGGCCGCTGACGCTGCGCGGGTCAAGCTGTTCTGCACCGAGATGCAGCAGCGCGTCATCGACCGGTGTCTACAGCTGTTCGGCGGATACGGCTACATGATGGAGTACCCGATCGCCCGGCTGTACACGGACGCCAGGGTGGCCCGCATCTATGCGGGCACCAGCGAGGTGATGAAGGTGATCATCGCCAAGTCGCTTGGCCTCTAG
- a CDS encoding thiolase family protein: protein MRETVIVEAVRTPVGKRNGGLSNMHAADLSAIVLNALAERAGIDPDIVDDVVWGCVSQVGDQSSNIGRYSVLAAGWPETIPGTTVNRACGSSQQALDFAVQAVMSGQQDVVVAGGVEVMSRVPLGAARATGMPYGPKVLARYSDFSFNQGISAELIAQKWGFSRTRLDEYSARSHELAAKAQDAGAFETQIMPVFGDGEPVVSDEGIRRGTTVEKLAGLKPAFKDDGVIHAGNSSQISDGAAALLVMTAENAVAMGLTPIVRYRAGAVSGADPVLMLTGPIPATEKVLHKAGVGLDEVGVFEVNEAFAPVPLAWLAETGADEDKLNPLGGAIALGHPLGASGAVLMTRMINHMRDNEIRFGLQTMCEGGGTANATLVELIS, encoded by the coding sequence ATGCGTGAAACCGTAATCGTGGAGGCGGTGCGCACGCCCGTCGGCAAGCGCAACGGCGGACTGTCCAACATGCATGCGGCCGACCTGTCGGCGATCGTGCTCAATGCGCTCGCCGAACGCGCGGGCATCGACCCGGACATCGTCGACGACGTGGTGTGGGGGTGCGTCTCGCAGGTCGGCGACCAGTCGAGCAATATCGGCCGCTACTCGGTGCTGGCCGCCGGCTGGCCCGAAACCATCCCAGGGACGACGGTCAACCGTGCGTGCGGGTCCAGCCAGCAGGCGCTGGACTTCGCCGTGCAAGCCGTGATGTCCGGCCAGCAGGACGTTGTTGTGGCAGGCGGTGTCGAGGTGATGAGCCGGGTGCCGCTCGGTGCGGCGCGTGCGACGGGCATGCCCTACGGACCGAAAGTGCTTGCCCGCTATAGCGATTTCTCATTCAACCAAGGCATTTCCGCAGAGCTCATCGCCCAGAAGTGGGGCTTTTCCCGCACGCGTCTTGACGAGTATTCGGCGCGTTCCCACGAACTGGCGGCCAAGGCGCAAGATGCCGGCGCGTTCGAGACACAGATCATGCCGGTGTTCGGTGACGGCGAGCCAGTGGTGTCCGACGAGGGCATTCGCCGGGGGACGACCGTCGAGAAGCTGGCCGGCCTGAAGCCTGCGTTCAAGGATGACGGTGTCATCCATGCGGGCAACTCCTCGCAGATCTCCGACGGCGCGGCCGCACTGCTGGTGATGACGGCAGAGAACGCGGTCGCCATGGGCTTGACGCCGATCGTCCGCTACCGCGCCGGCGCGGTATCCGGGGCCGACCCGGTGCTGATGCTGACCGGCCCGATCCCGGCCACCGAAAAGGTGCTGCACAAAGCCGGCGTGGGGCTGGACGAAGTCGGCGTGTTCGAGGTCAACGAGGCGTTCGCGCCTGTGCCGCTGGCCTGGCTCGCCGAGACCGGCGCCGACGAAGACAAGCTCAACCCGCTGGGCGGGGCGATCGCGCTCGGCCACCCTCTCGGTGCGTCTGGTGCGGTGCTGATGACGCGGATGATCAATCACATGCGGGACAACGAGATTCGCTTTGGCCTGCAGACCATGTGTGAGGGCGGCGGCACGGCCAACGCCACGCTGGTCGAACTCATTTCGTAG
- a CDS encoding LysR family transcriptional regulator, with product MEQNLPFDVDALLVFGKVVESRSLSKAATLLGMPKSTVSRKLTRLEADLGIKLLRKNTHQLTVTDLGQQVYAHAMNILTEANGVRALVEASKQEPQGELRVAIPVFVGIDYASRVGATFLQRYPNSQLDIRLVDNMVDPIKDGFDVVFGTGPLQDSTLIARKVFSLELFLCASPDFVAQLAEPIVEPTQLHGLPFIEFGFGGPHKIVLRNNRRRHELSPQVRARANNFQVCKQYILHGLGVGAMPTQILCTDELRDGTIVPVLPEWKPEPLDVHMIYPFELSFSTLISAFYEAACDIIVENTPAPDCDFDAQPSLCMDQRAEIARGQATWR from the coding sequence ATGGAGCAGAACCTGCCGTTCGACGTCGACGCCTTGCTGGTTTTCGGCAAGGTGGTGGAGTCACGGAGCTTGTCGAAGGCGGCGACGTTGCTCGGCATGCCCAAGTCGACGGTCAGCCGCAAGCTCACCAGGCTGGAAGCCGACCTTGGCATCAAGCTGCTGCGCAAGAACACCCACCAGCTCACCGTCACCGACCTCGGCCAGCAGGTCTACGCACACGCGATGAACATCCTGACCGAAGCCAACGGCGTGCGCGCCCTGGTCGAGGCCAGCAAGCAGGAACCGCAGGGCGAACTGCGAGTAGCCATACCGGTCTTCGTCGGCATCGACTACGCGTCCAGAGTCGGCGCCACCTTCCTGCAGCGGTATCCCAACTCGCAACTGGATATCCGCCTCGTGGACAACATGGTCGACCCGATCAAGGACGGCTTCGATGTGGTTTTCGGGACCGGCCCGCTACAGGATTCGACGCTGATAGCACGAAAGGTGTTCAGCCTCGAGCTCTTTCTGTGCGCCTCGCCGGACTTCGTCGCACAGTTGGCGGAGCCGATCGTCGAACCCACGCAGTTACACGGCCTGCCCTTTATCGAGTTCGGCTTCGGCGGTCCCCACAAGATCGTGCTACGGAACAACCGACGGCGACATGAGCTTTCGCCTCAGGTTCGGGCGCGGGCCAACAACTTTCAGGTGTGCAAGCAGTACATCCTGCACGGGCTCGGAGTCGGCGCGATGCCCACCCAAATCCTCTGCACCGATGAACTCCGCGACGGCACGATCGTGCCCGTGCTGCCGGAGTGGAAACCCGAACCGTTGGACGTGCACATGATCTATCCGTTCGAGCTGTCGTTCTCCACCCTCATCAGCGCGTTCTACGAGGCGGCGTGCGACATCATCGTCGAGAACACGCCCGCGCCTGATTGCGATTTCGACGCGCAACCGTCGCTGTGCATGGATCAGCGCGCCGAAATCGCTAGAGGCCAAGCGACTTGGCGATGA